One segment of Acidimicrobiales bacterium DNA contains the following:
- a CDS encoding MOSC domain-containing protein, giving the protein MAQLMRIWLKPVKGEPLQEVEHASVRSNHGLVGNAERGGPRQVTVLSAEDWEAANAEADAELDPSARRANILVTGLGDLVESTGRVLRVGGARIQVTGETRPCGLMDAAHQGLRAAMEVGWRGGVHGIALNDADLAVGDEVSWES; this is encoded by the coding sequence ATGGCCCAGCTCATGCGGATCTGGTTGAAGCCCGTAAAGGGCGAACCCCTGCAAGAGGTGGAGCACGCCTCCGTACGGTCGAACCACGGCCTGGTCGGAAACGCCGAACGGGGTGGCCCCCGTCAGGTCACCGTGCTGTCCGCTGAGGACTGGGAGGCCGCCAACGCTGAGGCCGACGCCGAACTGGACCCGTCGGCCCGCCGGGCCAACATTCTGGTCACCGGCCTGGGCGACCTGGTCGAGTCCACCGGGCGAGTGCTGCGAGTCGGCGGGGCCCGCATCCAGGTAACCGGCGAAACCCGGCCGTGCGGCCTCATGGACGCCGCCCATCAGGGGCTGCGGGCTGCCATGGAAGTCGGTTGGCGGGGGGGCGTGCACGGTATCGCCTTGAACGACGCTGATCTGGCCGTCGGTGACGAGGTGTCCTGGGAGAGTTGA
- a CDS encoding SCP2 sterol-binding domain-containing protein, which produces MAEPLSDAWIAALDTAVAEHPGLQEAAAAMTLVLEYSTSGGPTWHVVFDHGSVRVIAGPADHPDLRFATDPVTARALAAGTLDPLRAVIDGDLTLGGDPRLLVEHRAVFDGLGDVFAVAREP; this is translated from the coding sequence GTGGCCGAACCGTTGTCCGACGCCTGGATCGCCGCCCTGGACACCGCGGTCGCCGAACACCCCGGGCTCCAGGAGGCCGCCGCCGCCATGACCCTCGTATTGGAGTATTCGACCTCCGGTGGACCCACCTGGCATGTGGTGTTCGACCACGGTTCGGTCCGAGTAATCGCTGGACCAGCCGACCATCCCGACCTGCGTTTCGCCACTGACCCGGTTACAGCCCGGGCCCTAGCCGCCGGCACGCTGGATCCCCTACGGGCCGTGATCGACGGGGACCTGACTCTCGGAGGCGACCCCCGCCTCCTGGTTGAGCACCGTGCCGTGTTCGACGGCTTAGGCGACGTGTTCGCCGTCGCCCGGGAGCCCTGA
- a CDS encoding PEP-utilizing enzyme → MSEVGRGQKTYDFGTARGRWVRLEGPDDVLGLMDTGADGLVAVVRDAGATFLGPVFDELAGVVCTGGTIRSHIGIVSREYRVPGVVAAVLSEEPDEGAEVELDATGTDGVVRLVGG, encoded by the coding sequence GTGTCGGAGGTCGGTCGAGGGCAGAAGACCTACGACTTCGGCACGGCCCGCGGGCGGTGGGTCCGCTTGGAGGGACCCGACGACGTGCTGGGTCTGATGGACACAGGAGCCGACGGCCTGGTGGCTGTTGTCAGAGACGCCGGTGCCACGTTCCTGGGACCAGTCTTCGACGAGTTGGCCGGCGTGGTGTGCACCGGGGGGACGATCCGAAGCCACATCGGGATCGTCAGCCGGGAATACCGGGTCCCAGGGGTGGTGGCCGCCGTCCTGTCCGAGGAGCCGGACGAGGGTGCCGAGGTGGAGTTGGACGCAACCGGGACCGACGGCGTGGTCCGCCTGGTCGGGGGATGA